A section of the Streptomyces sp. CG1 genome encodes:
- a CDS encoding SDR family oxidoreductase, with protein MVNAPDKTLGGKTAFVGGASRNLGGLISTTLGAEGVKVAVHYNSDSSRAKAEDVVAQINAGPGEAFAVQADLTKPTEVQRALDKVVDRFGRLDYSINTAGMVLKKPLTEITEDEYDRIFAVNSKAAFFVMREAARRIEDGGKIITIVTSLLAAYTGLYSCYAGSKAPVEHFTRALSKELFGRSISVNNIAPGPMDTSFFYPAEDDASIAYHKSSAMNGNLTKIDDIVPWVRHLLTDGWWANGQTLFINGGYTTR; from the coding sequence ATGGTCAACGCTCCGGACAAGACGCTCGGTGGGAAAACAGCCTTCGTCGGCGGTGCGTCCCGCAACCTCGGCGGACTGATCAGCACCACCCTCGGAGCCGAGGGCGTGAAGGTGGCAGTCCACTACAACAGTGACTCCTCCCGCGCCAAGGCCGAGGACGTGGTCGCGCAGATCAACGCCGGCCCGGGTGAGGCGTTCGCCGTCCAGGCCGATCTGACGAAGCCGACCGAGGTCCAGCGGGCCCTCGACAAGGTCGTCGACCGCTTCGGCAGACTCGACTACAGCATCAACACCGCTGGCATGGTGCTGAAGAAACCCCTCACGGAGATCACCGAGGACGAGTACGACCGCATCTTCGCGGTCAACTCCAAGGCCGCGTTCTTCGTCATGCGCGAGGCGGCGCGCAGAATCGAGGACGGTGGAAAGATCATCACCATTGTGACCTCGCTGCTGGCCGCCTACACCGGCCTCTACTCCTGCTACGCCGGCAGCAAGGCTCCGGTCGAGCATTTCACTCGTGCCCTGTCCAAGGAGCTGTTCGGCAGGAGCATCTCGGTCAACAACATCGCTCCCGGGCCCATGGACACCTCGTTCTTCTATCCCGCCGAGGACGACGCCTCCATCGCCTACCACAAGTCCTCAGCCATGAACGGCAACCTCACCAAGATCGACGACATCGTCCCGTGGGTACGCCACCTCCTCACGGACGGCTGGTGGGCCAATGGCCAGACCCTGTTCATCAACGGCGGCTACACCACCCGCTGA
- a CDS encoding DoxX family membrane protein encodes MAKRGTGWLSTFTQQAAQRSSAQRVTAGDCGLLLLRLTFGLFMAGHGAQKLFGLFGGSGLTATGKGFESLGYRPGKVFAVIGGLSEFLGGLGLAVGLLTPLAAAALIGVMINAMATVTGTHGLWETNGGVEYSVGIAIVALAVAAIGPGRLALDLFFPWGSGGWAEAACALGLGGVASAITLSL; translated from the coding sequence ATGGCCAAGCGCGGCACGGGTTGGCTTTCAACCTTCACGCAACAGGCGGCCCAGAGGTCCTCTGCGCAGCGAGTGACCGCCGGTGACTGCGGGCTGCTGCTCCTCAGACTGACTTTCGGACTGTTCATGGCCGGACACGGCGCACAGAAGCTCTTCGGACTTTTCGGAGGCTCGGGTCTGACGGCCACTGGCAAGGGTTTCGAGTCTCTGGGTTACCGCCCTGGGAAGGTCTTCGCGGTGATCGGCGGCCTCTCCGAGTTCCTCGGTGGCCTGGGCCTGGCAGTCGGGCTGCTCACGCCGCTCGCGGCCGCCGCCCTGATCGGCGTGATGATCAATGCCATGGCGACCGTCACCGGCACCCACGGCCTTTGGGAGACGAACGGCGGCGTGGAGTACAGCGTCGGCATCGCCATCGTCGCCCTCGCCGTCGCCGCCATCGGCCCCGGCCGGCTGGCACTCGACCTGTTCTTCCCCTGGGGCAGCGGCGGCTGGGCAGAAGCCGCCTGCGCCCTTGGCCTCGGGGGCGTCGCCTCCGCGATCACGCTGAGCCTGTGA
- a CDS encoding DUF2231 domain-containing protein yields the protein MGLNLAVTAAYAAGFAWRQGGGYPEGQGVWYGQLALSVVALAGLSLSGHLGGKLAYRYGVRVAEESVQAEGYRHRHRC from the coding sequence ATGGGGCTGAACTTGGCCGTGACCGCCGCGTACGCGGCCGGTTTCGCCTGGCGGCAGGGCGGCGGATACCCGGAAGGGCAAGGCGTCTGGTACGGGCAGCTGGCGCTGTCCGTTGTTGCGCTCGCCGGGCTCAGCCTGTCCGGCCACCTCGGCGGCAAGCTCGCCTACCGCTATGGCGTGCGCGTCGCCGAGGAGTCCGTGCAGGCAGAGGGCTACCGCCACCGGCACCGCTGCTGA
- a CDS encoding SDR family oxidoreductase has translation MNDRTALVTGANKGIGKHIAHLLAAEGFDVYVGSRDAGRGRRAVEEIGDAARPLVLDVTDPDSIAQASEQVDRLDVLVNNAGIAPLLAPPTETGTDDFRRTYETNVFAVVAVTNAFLPALRRSPHPRIVNVSSGTGSLTWSTNPNPQFAPGSGGAAAYRSSKAALNALTVLYAQTLAEEGFKVNALAPGLRATDLNPRAAAASGDPAEAAQGAVRLALLPDDGPTGAFFSWDGTPVPW, from the coding sequence ATGAACGATCGCACAGCACTGGTCACCGGTGCCAACAAGGGCATCGGCAAGCACATCGCCCACCTGCTCGCCGCGGAGGGTTTCGATGTGTACGTGGGCTCCCGCGACGCCGGGCGCGGGCGGCGGGCCGTCGAGGAGATCGGCGACGCTGCGCGTCCGCTGGTCCTCGATGTGACGGACCCGGACAGCATCGCCCAGGCCTCGGAGCAGGTGGACCGGCTCGACGTACTCGTCAACAACGCGGGCATCGCGCCTTTGCTCGCCCCGCCAACCGAAACCGGCACAGACGACTTCCGGCGCACGTACGAGACCAACGTGTTCGCCGTCGTCGCGGTCACCAACGCATTCCTGCCCGCCCTGCGCCGCTCCCCGCACCCCCGGATCGTCAACGTCTCCAGCGGGACCGGATCACTGACTTGGAGCACGAACCCGAACCCTCAGTTCGCCCCCGGCAGCGGCGGTGCGGCCGCGTACCGGTCGTCGAAGGCCGCCCTCAACGCGCTTACCGTCCTGTACGCCCAGACGCTGGCCGAGGAGGGCTTCAAGGTCAACGCGCTCGCCCCCGGCCTGCGGGCCACCGACCTCAACCCCCGAGCGGCCGCGGCGAGCGGGGACCCTGCGGAAGCCGCCCAGGGGGCCGTACGGCTGGCGCTCCTGCCGGACGACGGGCCGACCGGCGCGTTCTTCTCCTGGGATGGAACGCCCGTGCCGTGGTGA